Part of the Carassius carassius chromosome 20, fCarCar2.1, whole genome shotgun sequence genome, TAACTTGCTAAAAGTATCAATGTCAGATCATATTATCTGATTTACACACCATGTTAAGAAAACTGTCTAAATCTGTTaactaatttgttttttaaatatattaaaagtttacCTGGAAGACAGATTTAGCTCAAAGGGAGATCAAGTTCTCATTCTCATAAAGACTGCAATTATCCCGCAAAATTTATGAAATGCTTATGATGAATTTAATAAGCATGCTCATTTGAGATTAACTGATTAAgtatataaacacatacacatttacCACCCACATAACCTCACCAGTTAAGCCGAGAAAATTCCTGCCTATAGAGCTGCAATGTTATTAACAATTGATTTGAGGTGTAGCAGCTAATGGAAAAAAGGTACTAAGCAACCGGACCAGCCTTCGACCACACGCATGTTCAAGTTCTCAGGCAGCAAACCTTCAGTCATTTGCAAATGATAGTAAATCAATCAAGTTAATTTGTGGAGGACAATCCATGCATTTGATTTAGCTCCTTACACCCCAAGGCATTGTAATAGCTGAGCATAAtcttaaaatgtaaatctaaGTATTAAGGTTTTAAGATGCAGGTTATCTGCCAGTGCGTAGGCCAGTATAAGGGATcaagcacaaaaaaaacatttctattatCTCAAGATAAACTGCAATTTACAGTGGTCTTTATCTAGTTCAAAGATCTGACATGATCTCTGAGCTAATATATCAGACCTTCATGCACTCTGTCCCTCAGCTCCGAAGCTTTGCTTTGTGGCATggatgcatgctgggagttttaAATCCTTTGAATTGGGTCACTGGAAGCACATCCAGCAGGCAGATGAGGTAAAGCGCAATGATTAGCCTCTAAGCCCAGTCCACAGAGGAGCAATCTGTTTGACGGACTGATCAACAAGAGCAAGAGAGAGGTTTCTTCAAATGCTGGCAGGGACAGTAAAACTACAGAACACTTATGGTAAGGTAAATGCAACAGAGCAATAAGCTAGTCCGCTGAAGCTGTCATGTATATTCATTTGTTCTGAGATGATGAGGTTGGAAAGTGCCAATATGGTGTGAGGTATATTGTTAACATATGACATTTTTGATAGTTGCTTGTTGttacttttaaatgattttaatgattACCGTTATTCAGTCTTTCTGCAAAACTgttttttgcatattaaaatcctttattattaatataattcacgcaaaaagaGAAAATTCTGTGATTATTACTTGCCCATAATGTCTTtcttttatgactttctttcttctgtgtaatacacataaaaaaaagaagaaaatatattttaaagatgttGGTTCcagtgttattttgaactttactGACTATTCTATTGCATAAACAAAAACAGTTGACAGATGacataattgcatttttttaggTGCACTATTCCTTTGAAATCTAGCATGTCAAGTGTTTATTAAATATGCTCTATAAGGTTAATTTTGCCgtcagtatatatgtatattgtataaaaaaatacaatgattaattaataaaatcaactATGTGTTAGATTTAGTTAGGccagtatttatttataactaCGTTTTAGATCTAGGCAGCATTTTCTTATGCCCCTGCACAGCTGAATGAGCGAGTCTGGGCCTAATCCAGCAATATTTGGCTCAGAGAGATGGCAGATGGTATATGGGATATTTATAGGTTGGATATTTATAggatatttataaatttttagcTGCTATACTGTAAACACTatgatacacaaacacacatctgtgGCATAAAGACCCAGCAGTGATTTCTtgataataataactttataGAGTGAtggacattttatatttaaattaaagtaaatcacctaaaaatgacaattttgtcattttttatacaCCCCCGTGTCATCcctgtgttatttttttaaatacaacaaacaaactaacaaacagaaCTGTAATATGTAAATTCAGAATTCATAGAAGAAAAGTCAAGCACaagaagatgaataaataaatgatggcagaattttcatttcttggtgaactatccctttaaattcttTGTATTCAGTAAGAAAAAACTCTTCTAAATTAAATTTCTTCATGATTGCAGTGCATCTGGATATTATATCTGAACTGCAACCAAACAAAACACGTATATACACTCATCGATCTGTTTGCCCTCTTGTTGTTTAACTTGGTTTTTGTTTAGAAATATCAATTTTGATCACAGCTACAAAACCTAGTCTGCTTAGCTTTTATTTGCACCGCAAGAAATAGATAATGACATAATATTAAGTCATGCACTTAATGGCACCAAGGCTATTTTTCCATTTCCGTACCCCTCCCTCTTCCTATTTGTCCCACTCTCCCTTTCTCTTTCAGTCTGCACATGCAGTAACCAACACTTACTCAAGTTTGATTTCCCAGAACACGGACCTGTCAGTGTCTTTAGTATGCAGTAAAGTAAGGCATATCTGATTCCCACAGGATAAGAGTAATTTCTGAACAGAAATTCCCTTTTTTGTCAGTAGACTATACAGTATGTATCCATGGGGATATGACAATGGAACTGCCAGTTATGGCAGAGTGAAAGCCTGGTTTGACTGATAAAGAAAAAGTCACTCTTTAGAGAGTATATTATGCTGCATAGCTTCTGACTCAGATTAGAGCAGACTCAGGCTAGTGGATTCGGCTTGATGGGTGTCCTATGGAATCCAATGCAGTGATTCATTTCAAAGGGCTCTTCACACGCTTCAAAACAGCTAGATGCAGCTATCAGTCATTCTATtgctgtctatctgtctgtctatctacactgaaaaaaatattgtgcaaacaaatgttttactcagaaattgctagtaaacatCATAACTCTGAAGAATTGGCAAGTAGAACAAGGAATTAAATGTGAACATTTtcaagtagaaaaactgaaatctatctatctacagtgtgAATTTCTTTTACAGTTTTCTCTCTCAGTTTGGCCTGCTTTCTGAAACACTCTTAACGTTCTCTAAACTGTAAGTGCAATTGTCACTTGTTACGTCACAATTCTACTGCATGTCTAATAAATGTAGTAACTCACCCAAAATATGTAATTATCGCTTCAAAAACTAGTTAGTGTGCACTAATATTTTTAGACACATAATTCAGCTATAGGAAAAAGTCAGTGATTGGTTGTAAATATTATAAttcctataaaaataaaacataataaaaaaattagtttgttTGAATTCTCCTTTGTAacattttttcttctttacaAACTGCGATTCTGAATCTTGCTTGCTACTTCCGTTCCTAATTGAATTCAAATTCACCAATTTGAACCCTTGTTCacaatttgttattttataatgtGACATTTAGAAGTGAATGTAtgtgatttaaataataattcatacaaatgaaagatgcttaagaAAGATGCTTTTTGTATCTAGAAAGTGTAGTCACAGCATCTAACAAGAAGAGGGTAAACTTGATCGCTTGCCCAGACCGAATGTCAGTTTATTGAAATAGCTCCTAAATAATCCTTTAGCTATTAGTAAACATTATCCAGCGAGGCCAGTGTGATATCAGCAGAAAAGGAAAGttgttcaaaacaacagcaaattATTACATATCGATTCAAGACTACGTAGAACTTTTAAtttgtttggaataacatgcaccaATGATTTTCTCACAATAAGCTCACAAAAAGCAAATAGGGTCATTTGTCCATATACTGTTTTTTCCGACTTTTGTGTGCATGGTCCTGAAGTGTGTGGTTTGGAAACAAAATCGCCAGCATACTGACCCCTCACTTCCATTTACTGTGATTGTTTAAGAGTATGAGTCACAGCGCCTGTGTGCTATTCAGCAAACATTACCTTTCGAATCCTAATGTCTGAGTGATATATTCCACATTCACTTCAGTAAAAGCAAGGTCATTCCCAAATCTGGCTGCATCAGCACATTGCAGTGAGAGAGCTTGGGAGAACCTTGAATGAGGGACATGCATTATAATCTCTCCTCGTGCCAAACTTAATCTATAATAGAGTTTGGCTAGAGTAACGAGATGCTGTAACAGCATTAATAAGCTCAGTGGCTCTCCGGCCCTTCCGCGAAGGACTTATAGAATAGATAACACAGCACTCTAAGGGAGACTGACATCAATCACAGCACAGAAACAAGTGTGACACCTTAAGAGGAGCGAGAGGGGGGCACAAGCCTGTCAGAGGCCTGAAATCCGCAGACACTAGCATTGATCAAAGGCTCAGTGTCCTCTGCTCATTGATTTGACATCGCGCAGAGTGTGAGAAAGAGGGGGAGAAACACCAGGGCTTCTTGGGATTGCTGCACCCTGCCAAGTATGTCGCTGCACTTTAAGCCCTGAGTGCAAGTAGCCTGGTGTCACAAAGCTGGATGAAAATATGAAGCAAGCCAGCTTTGAGAGACAAGAAGTAATTACTTGTAATAGGCTGTCCAACTTTCAAAACTCTGGATTTTGCATTAAAGGGGTCTTATGATGCGATTTaagttttttctttctctttggagtgttacaagctcttggtgcatgaaggagatcagtaaagttgcaaagactaaagtctcaaatccaaagagatattctttatcaaagttaagactctgccacgcccccctataacggctcattcaaacacggcCCCatctctacatcacgatgtggaaatatttgcgtaatgccatgCAGATGTACACGCAAAGAAAGaatgccaatcacaatgcactgtgtCAATTGGCCAATCAGAGAAGGCTGCATTTGTCAGAAGgtgggactttgtagaaaacgatgcaTATTGtcgattatggacttgtattttgacCGGAAGCaactgtttaaagttaaaatgtcttaattatggatttgtttattacaaacagctTTCAGCTTCACCAGATGTAAATTAATGGAATGGAGACATGTGGATTATTTggggattattatttttatcagatGTTCGGACTCtaattttgacggcacccattcactgcagaggatccataggtgagcaagtgatgtaatgctaaatttatcaaAATTTTCTATTTGTTGGGTGAAAACTTAGATGTCAATTATCTAGCCTTTATTTTTATAAGTGTGCACATACATCACTTTAAAAAGACTAGCACAGACACTGTATCATTGAGCAAATGCCAAAATTACCAGTACTAATGAAATAAACAATCACAATAGCTTTGAATCAAGTTGTATTATAATCAGCTTAAGGTATCTGAGACAAATAATGTCTGTCATGTCTGCCATCGTAGGAATAGTATATGTGATGCAAGTTCAGCAGAAACTTCGATAGAACTGTGGTAGTTTCATTGGAGGTGTCTTTCAGTATCCCTCATCTGTTGGTGTAAATTGAGGTATTGACTACTGAAGTTGAAATCGGTCTAAAGTCTGGAAGTTGTTTTCTTGCTTGCTTCTGCATAATCTATACACAATTCgatgtgtgttttatgtttatggTTCTCTGACGGATATGGTCTGTGTCTGGACTAAATTATTCATGTGAACATTAAATTGCAcatataaaagtgtatttaaaaaaatctaaaacctcTTTTACTTTCAGATTGATACATAGTGCTTCAATCTGAATGCTAGTGTGCTCAGGGGCAGAAAACTGTTTAGAATTATTGTTTTGGCTCTGAGGCAATAAATAATGCACTGCTATAAACTGCAGCGAAAGCAAGAGAGTGTCTGAGGGCAAAGCACAGATACATTATGATGAGTTGCATTGTGATTTCATAATAGCATGATGGATGACAAGGCTCATGTCTCTTTCTTTAGAAAAGCCACTTGAGTCCTGTCTAGAAGCAAAATATCTCTAAACGTGTTTGTGGATCATACCTATAATTTTGAATTAGATAAATATCCAGTAAATAAATTATGATCATGATAAATGTTTAAAGCATAATGGATTTAAATAGGATATGTGATGAAGTGTTTCCGGTCACACAGTGTGTATGTATTGAACACACTGTGTGACATGACACATTCACAGCCAGTCAGAATAAATGTGATGTttaagtatttatatttatttatttatttatttatttttattttttgaggcgTGAGGTTTCATAGCGGACATGGCTTCTCATTGTGAGAAATAGAACCAAGCATTCATTCACCAGCATGTTTGGTGATTGatgaatttttattttgctttcaaTCATTCCTGTCCTGTGTGTCATGCTTAACAATGTACTTTGGCATTTTACAATGAGGGGTCACAAGTGGATGCTAGAGGATTTGCGGGAAGTATTTTTGGAAAAAAACAttcatgattttctttttttaggctttttaaaatgaaaatattcacttttaaaatattaataaatgtgattataaATTTTTTAACACATTTACCTTGGTCATAAATCCTGAGATTATATACAGTTACAGTATTTTATTGTGTTGAGAGCcttggtgatttaaaaaaaataataataaaacaaatatttgtgtagttttgtggaaaaaagaaaaacctgtcTACTTCACTAGCTAAAGGGGAAAACTGTTAtgaatatgttaaataaataatttatatttaatattttatttattttaaataaataagctaaaggttttggggggaaagaagtaACCAAAAAAGAAAGTGCAAGTTAAAAAAGTTTTACTGAGGATTTTTAAATCCTTAATAAGGTTTaagttaataagtaaataaagaatattttaaataaaaatgttaaaaatactatttaaaaaaattattttgacaatATAATACAGTACAATTGTTTTGTCaaatatgttacatttatatgttccctggaccacaaaaccagtcttaagtgtcaatttttcgaaattgagatttatacatcctctgaaatctgaataaacaaacaataggATCGGACAGTATTTatccaagatacaactatttgtaaatctggaatctgagggtgtaaaaCAATCTAAATTGAAAATTGCcattaaatttgtccaaatgaattcttggcAATGcgttttactaatcaaaaattaagttttgaaatatttatggtaggaaatttactaaatatcttaatggaacatgatatttacttaatatcctaatgatttttggcataaaagaaaaatcgataattttgacccatacaacgtttttttgcctattgctaaaaatataccccagcgacttaagactggttttgtaatccagggtcacatgttatatatgaagagttcagatacaaAAGCCTCTAGGTACCGTCTGAAATCTTTTTCcaaattaaaatgagcatttttctcaggctcccttgtttatgttcagttatttcactttaatgtcAGTGAAAAGAACAtattcattgccattaaagttaaataactgaacataaacatagGATCCTGAGAAAAATActcaggaataataataatagaagatgtttgttttaatatgaatcaatttaattaatcttaaaataaatgggtacattaaaatatatagtcTTCAGGAAGACGGTCcttatacactctaaaaaaacaTTCGGGAGTGAAGCTTGGAGCGTATTTtacttttcagtttttctacttcagtATTTCAAGTTCTATTCAGTTAACTTTTTACTTGGTATTAATCTAACTCTGATTTCTGATTCTACCCCAAAATTATTTGAGGGGTAAATTTGGTGGTACTTGGAATGAAAATGTTCAAAAGCCCTTGTAAAATTCACAGTCatctaaatgtttcttttttcctCTATTAGGTCTAGAAAGCGAGTGGCACAGCTGAAGGCCCAAGATGCCTGAGCAGAGCAACGACTACCGTGTGGTGGTGTTTGGAGCAGGGGGTGTGGGGAAGAGCTCCCTGGTGCTCCGTTTTGTGAAAGGCACTTTTCGGGACACCTACATCCCGACGGTGGAGGACACATACCGGCAGGTGATCAGCTGTGACAAGAGCGTCTGCACCCTGCAGATCACAGACACAACCGGCAGCCACCAGTTTCCTGCCATGCAGCGTCTGTCCATCTCCAAAGGGCACGCATTCATCCTGGTCTACTCCATCACTAGTAAGCAATCCCTGGAAGAATTAAAGCCCATATACCAGCAGATACTTGCTATCAAAGGCAACGTAGAGAACATCCCCATCATGCTTGTTGGAAACAAGAGCGATGAGACTCAACGGGAAGTGAAGACCGAGGATGGAGAGGCCCAGTCCAAGATCTGGAAGTGTGCTTTCATGGAGACCTCGGCTAAGACTAACCACAATGTCACTGAGCTTTTCCAGGAGCTTCTCAACTTAGAAAAGAAGAGAAACATGAGTTTGAACATCGATGGCAAGCGTTCTGGGAAGCAAAGCAGGGCTGGCAAGCTGAAAGGGAAATGCAGCATCATGTAGAGCGCTTGTTAGAGACATGGTGAGATAACAC contains:
- the LOC132096307 gene encoding GTP-binding protein Di-Ras1-like: MPEQSNDYRVVVFGAGGVGKSSLVLRFVKGTFRDTYIPTVEDTYRQVISCDKSVCTLQITDTTGSHQFPAMQRLSISKGHAFILVYSITSKQSLEELKPIYQQILAIKGNVENIPIMLVGNKSDETQREVKTEDGEAQSKIWKCAFMETSAKTNHNVTELFQELLNLEKKRNMSLNIDGKRSGKQSRAGKLKGKCSIM